Proteins found in one Triticum urartu cultivar G1812 chromosome 4, Tu2.1, whole genome shotgun sequence genomic segment:
- the LOC125550513 gene encoding beta-glucuronosyltransferase GlcAT14B-like, producing the protein MGANGRSDCEHHSPSSAQSPRRGGGDEHHSPSINCPRGGAAPSFLLAAALLTFSLSIGVTVTLAVTFSTSLSLCPVPALFFPATSARLFQPEPDVPPPGPAADVPRLAYLISGSRGDLDRLWRVLHALYHPRNLYVVHLDLKSPVEERVELAARVGNNTVFQRIGNVEVIRRADMVTYRGPTMVAHTLHACAMLLRRNRDWDWFINLSASDYPLMTQDDVLHVFSTLPRNVSFMEHTSNLGHKADGRAKPLIVDPGLYMSAKKEVFNVWPERELPTAFKLYTGSAWVVLSRDFVEYVVWGWDNLPRTLLMYYANFVSSPEGYFQTVLCNAPGFVGTVANHDLHHIQWDVPARQHPRALGLDDRDDMVGSDAPFVRKFEPDDPVLDVIDADLLLGQGRNGTASGMFVPGGWCGQRGDCGAVRANVDDRVLRPGPGAKRLRRLMNKIVRSDAFANSQCK; encoded by the exons ATGGGGGCCAACGGCCGCAGCGACTGCGAGCACCACTCGCCGTCCTCAGCCCAATCGCCCCGCCGTGGCGGCGGAGACGAGCACCACTCACCGTCAATTAACTGCCCGCGCGGCGGCGCCGCGCCGTCCTTCCTGCTAGCAGCCGCGTTGCTCACTTTCTCTCTGTCCATCGGCGTCACGGTCACACTCGCCGTCACGTTCTCCACGTCATTGTCGCTGTGCCCTGTGCCGGCCTTGTTCTTCCCGGCCACCAGCGCTAGGCTCTTCCAGCCGGAGCCGGACGTCCCGCCCCCGGGGCCGGCCGCCGACGTGCCGCGGCTGGCCTATCTCATCTCTGGGTCCAGAGGCGACCTGGACCGGCTGTGGCGGGTGCTGCACGCGCTCTACCACCCGCGAAACCTGTACGTGGTGCACCTGGACCTGAAGTCCCCGGTGGAGGAGCGAGTGGAGTTGGCGGCGCGGGTGGGAAACAACACTGTTTTCCAGCGCATCGGCAACGTCGAGGTGATCCGGCGCGCTGACATGGTGACGTACCGCGGGCCGACGATGGTGGCCCACACCCTGCATGCATGCGCCATGCTCCTCCGCCGCAACCGCGACTGGGACTGGTTCATCAACCTCTCTGCCTCCGACTACCCGCTAATGACCCAGGACG ATGTCCTGCATGTATTCTCCACGTTGCCGAGGAACGTCAGCTTCATGGAGCATACCAGCAACCTGGGCCACAAGGC GGACGGCCGGGCGAAGCCTCTGATCGTGGACCCGGGGCTGTACATGTCGGCGAAGAAGGAAGTCTTCAACGTGTGGCCGGAGCGGGAGCTGCCGACGGCGTTCAAGCTGTACACGGGGTCGGCGTGGGTGGTGCTGTCGCGGGACTTCGTCGAGTACGTGGTGTGGGGCTGGGACAACTTGCCGCGGACGCTCCTCATGTACTATGCCAACTTCGTCTCCTCCCCGGAGGGCTACTTCCAGACCGTGCTCTGCAACGCGCCCGGCTTCGTGGGCACCGTCGCCAACCACGACCTGCACCACATCCAGTGGGACGTCCCGGCGAGGCAGCACCCGCGGGCGCTCGGGCTCGATGACAGGGACGACATGGTGGGCAGCGACGCGCCATTCGTGCGCAAGTTCGAGCCGGACGACCCCGTGCTTGATGTCATCGACGCCGACCTTCTGCTCGGCCAGGGGAGGAACGGCACGGCGTCCGGGATGTTCGTGCCCGGCGGCTGGTGCGGCCAACGCGGGGACTGCGGTGCCGTCCGTGCCAATGTCGACGAC